Proteins encoded within one genomic window of Paroedura picta isolate Pp20150507F chromosome 17, Ppicta_v3.0, whole genome shotgun sequence:
- the TEKT5 gene encoding tektin-5 — translation MEFLGTTQTASYCGPRKSCLLPEPAPVSISHESYRSYYLPGYRYLSSWRPSLFYKVSSFRPNGDGQGGGRLCAPLRPPTVLPSMRTSLYARYTPQDWFNANRAQFQGSEAYRHWAGRLNSDSGRLMQDKEQLTRQQQEDSGKNLGQRLADIDFWRSELNYELERLLTETRALDTAKRRLECAADEAQGPLQVALECLYCREKRMGIDLVHDDVEKNLIQEVDLIRSCQEKMRRLAERIDQQLNINRDAQHALERDLGDKSSAHFIDEKCYNLRNTSDSINYYHGIEKIDGTVSVPETWAKFSDDNIRYSQNARSNSAVLREETDHTLERTSEDMWRQYTDTNLAFNRRISEVADAKNKLQAQLAKTLQEIFQTENTIMLLERAIMAKECPLKVAQTRLEARTWRPNMELCRDVPQFKLVNEVFTIDDTLQTLKLRLREAQDTLQLLILNKARLEHDLLVKANSLFIDKEKCMGMRKTFPSTPRLVGYT, via the exons ATGGAATTCCTCGGAACCACGCAGACGGCCAGCTACTGCGGCCCCCGGAAAAGCTGCCTGCTGCCGGAACCGGCCCCCGTCAGCATCAGCCACGAGAGCTACCGGTCGTATTACCTGCCTGGCTATCGCTACCTGAGCTCCTGGAGGCCGAGCTTGTTCTACAAGGTCTCCTCCTTCCGCCCCAATGGGGACGGGCAAGGGGGAGGGCGCCTCTGCGCCCCGCTGCGGCCCCCCACCGTCCTGCCCTCCATGCGGACTTCCCTGTACGCCCGCTACACCCCCCAGGACTGGTTCAACGCCAACCGCGCCCAGTTCCAAGGCTCGGAGGCCTACCGCCACTGGGCCGGCCGGCTGAACTCCGACTCGGGGCGCCTCATGCAGGACAAGGAGCAGCTGACCCGCCAGCAGCAGGAGGACTCGGGCAAGAACCTGGGCCAGCGGCTGGCCGACATCGACTTCTGGCGCTCCGAGCTGAACTACGAGCTGGAGCGGCTGCTGACCGAGACCCGCGCCCTGGACACCGCCAAGAGGCGCCTGGAGTGCGCGGCCGACGAAGCCCAGGGGCCCCTGCag GTGGCTTTGGAGTGCTTATACTGCCGAGAGAAACGCATGGGCATCGACCTGGTTCACGACGATGTGGAAAAGAATCTCATTCAG GAAGTGGATCTGATCCGATCGTGCCAAGAGAAAATGAGAAGACTTGCGGAAAGAATTGATCAGCAGCTAAA CATTAACCGCGACGCCCAGCATGCCCTCGAGAGGGACCTGGGAGACAAGAGCTCCGCCCATTTCATCGATGAGAAATGCTACAACCTGAGGAACACGTCCGACAGCATCAACTACTACCATGGCATTGAAAAAATCGACGGCAC AGTCTCCGTCCCTGAAACGTGGGCAAAGTTCAGCGACGACAACATCCGGTACTCCCAGAACGCGCGGTCCAACTCGGCCGTCCTCCGCGAGGAGACGGACCACACCCTGGAGAGGACCTCCGAGGACATGTGGCGGCAGTACACAGACACCAACCTGGCCTTCAACAGGCGCATCTCGGAGGTGGCCGATGCCAAGAACAAGCTGCAGGCCCAGCTAGCCAAG ACCCTCCAGGAAATATTCCAGACAGAGAACACGATCATGTTGCTGGAAAGAGCGATAATGGCCAAGGAGTGCCCGCTCAAAGTGGCCCAGACTCGCCTGGAAGCCAGGACGTGGCGGCCCAATATGGAGCTTTGCCGGGACGTCCCCCAGTTCAA gTTGGTGAACGAGGTCTTCACCATCGACGACACCCTGCAGACCCTGAAGCTGCGCCTGCGGGAGGCGCAGGACACCCTGCAGCTGCTGATCCTCAACAAGGCCCGGCTGGAGCACGACCTCCTGGTGAAGGCCAACTCCCTCTTCATCGACAAGGAGAAGTGCATGGGCATGCGCAAGACCTTCCCCAGCACCCCCCGCCTGGTGGGCTACACCTGA
- the EMP2 gene encoding epithelial membrane protein 2, translating to MLILLAFIILFHITSAAFLFIATIDSAWWVGNDFSTDLWLLCTNETNCTTIDERFPDYPAIQTMQATMILATIFCCLAFCAFILQLFRLKQGERFVLTSGMQLLSCLFVMIAASIYTDRHEGLHEGDMYAFDVESGQFGYSFILAWIAFAFTLVSGLMYLILRKRK from the exons ATGCTGATCCTGCTCGCTTTCATCATCCTCTTCCACATCACCTCCGCCGCGTTCCTGTTTATTGCCACCATCGACAGC GCTTGGTGGGTCGGCAATGACTTCTCCACGGACCTTTGGCTCCTCTGCACCAATGAAACCAACTGCACGACGATCGACGAGCGATTCCCAG aCTACCCCGCCATCCAGACGATGCAGGCCACCATGATCCTGGCCACCATCTTCTGCTGCTTGGCCTTCTGCGCCTTCATCCTCCAGCTCTTCCGCCTCAAACAAGGGGAGAGATTCGTCTTAACGTCCGGCATGCAGCTGCTCTCGT GTCTCTTTGTGATGATCGCGGCCTCGATTTACACCGACAGGCACGAAGGCCTCCACGAGGGGGACATGTACGCCTTCGACGTAGAGAGCGGCCAGTTTGGGTACTCTTTCATCTTGGCCTGGATCGCGTTCGCCTTCACCCTCGTCAGCGGCCTCATGTACCTCATCCTGAGGAAGCGCAAATAA
- the LOC143827451 gene encoding uncharacterized protein LOC143827451, with protein MRIAYGYRRISALRSPSQATRMLPVGPQQDTLRPSLGETSQGLTAARLRTTTLRIQKEGTTQHFVFGTSSGTAEDGQECHRPTDKERHSRTRQAAAAGPRPTMPPGSLWRVQATRSQRTETRRGRLYAPDGTSDVWLTQPGIESWNCHRAKHAKRLRTFKIPQLF; from the exons ATGCGCATTGCGTACGGGTACCGGCGAATCTCAGCTTTGc GTTCCCCGTCCCAAGCAACCCGGATGCTCCCTGTCGGCCCTCAGCAAGACACCCTTCGTCCGAGTCTCGGCGAGACATCTCAGGGCTTGACCGCTGCACGGCTCCGAACAACCACTCTCAG GATCCAGAAAGAGGGAACAACGCAGCACTTTGTATTCGGCACAAGCTCCGGGACGGCTGAAGACGGACAAGAATGCCACCGGCCGACGGACAAAGAACGGCATTCCCGGACTCGGCAGGCAGCCGCAGCGGGGCCACGTCCAACTATGCCGCCAGGGTCGCTCTGGAGAGTTCAGGCCACTCGCTCGCAAAGGACAGAAACGCGGAGGGGCCGTCTTTACGCTCCAGATGGCACAAGCGACGTTTGGCTCACACAGCCAGGAATCGAGTCCTGGAATTGTCACAGGGCAAAACACGCTAAGCGTTTGAGGACGTTTAAaatccctcagctcttctga
- the NUBP1 gene encoding cytosolic Fe-S cluster assembly factor NUBP1, translating to MLLGGSASSLLPESASAMAEGAGLALVDTPPHECPGTGSQQAGKAVACQGCPNQGLCASARPAGPDPAIEEIKEKMKTVKHKILVLSGKGGVGKSTFSAHLAHGLAEDENNQVAVLDIDICGPSIPKIMGLEGEQVHQSGSGWSPVYVEENLGVMSVGFLLSSPDDAVIWRGPKKNGMIKQFLRDVDWGEIDYLIVDTPPGTSDEHLSVVQYLGATCIDGAVIVTTPQEVALQDVRKEINFCRKVKLPVIGVVENMSGFVCPHCKKESQIFLPTTGGAEGMCHALNVPLLGRVPLDPQIGKSCDMGHSFFSEVPDSPAALSYRDIIRRIQDYCRPPHPQEA from the exons ATGCTCCTGGGCGGAAGTGCGTCATCGCTCCTTCCGGAGAGTGCTTCCGCCATGGCTGAAGGGGCCGGGCTGGCGTTGGTGGACACGCCGCCCCACG AGTGCCCGGGCACCGGCAGCCAGCAGGCGGGCAAAGCCGTCGCCTGCCAGGGATGCCCCAACCAGGGCTTGTGCGCCTCGGCCAGGCCCGCCGGCCCCGACCCAG CCATCGAGGAGATCAAGGAGAAGATGAAAACTGTGAAGCACAAGATCCTGGTGTTGTCTGGGAAGGGCGGAGTCGGGAAGAGCACCTTCTCTGCCCACCTGGCGCATGGCCTGGCTGAGGACGAAAACAATCAG GTTGCAGTCCTTGACATTGATATCTGTGGACCGTCGATACCGAAAATAATGGGTCTAGAGGGGGAGCAG GTTCACCAGAGTGGGTCTGGCTGGTCTCCGGTG TACGTTGAAGAAAATCTGGGCGTGATGTCGGTGGGGTTCTTGCTCAGTAGCCCTGATGACGCCGTTATTTGGAGAGGACCCAAAAAGAATG GAATGATTAAGCAGTTTCTCCGGGACGTGGACTGGGGCGAGATCGACTACCTGATTGTAGATACCCCTCCGGGGACCTCCGATGAACACCTGTCCGTAGTACAGTATCTCGGCGCGACCTGCATAGACGGAGCAGTGATCGTCACCACGCCCCAG GAGGTGGCCCTGCAGGATGTCCGGAAAGAGATAAACTTCTGCCGTAAGGTGAAGCTGCCGGTGATCGGAGTCGTGGAAAACATGAGCGGCTTCGTGTGTCCACACTGCAAG AAGGAGTCCCAGATATTCCTGCCGACCACTGGAGGTGCAGAGGGAATGTGCCACGCTTTGAACGTGCCGCTCCTGGGCAGAGTGCCGCTGGACCCTCAAATAG GAAAAAGCTGCGACATGGGCCATTCGTTCTTTTCTGAGGTGCCGGATTCCCCGGCCGCGTTATCCTACAGGGATATCATCCGAA GGATCCAAGACTACTGccggcccccccacccccaggaagcaTGA